In Vibrio alginolyticus NBRC 15630 = ATCC 17749, one genomic interval encodes:
- a CDS encoding DEAD/DEAH box helicase, protein MQDSVIQFSDLSLNDSILSALDGMGFVSPTPIQAAAIPHLLEGADALGKAQTGTGKTAAFSLPLLNKLDLNQRKPQAIVLAPTRELAIQVAAEMKNLGKNIKGLKVLEIYGGASIVDQMRALKSGAHVVVGTPGRVQDLINRERLHLDEVSTFVLDEADEMLNMGFVDDVTAIMEHAPESAQRVLFSATMPPMLKKIVERFLRDPVTVDVAGKNHTVDKVQQQFWVVKGVEKDEAMSRLLETEETDASIVFVRTRQDTERLADWLSARGFKAAALHGDIPQSLRERTVDHIKQGVIDILVATDVVARGLDVPRITHVFNYDIPFDVESYIHRIGRTGRAGRKGKAILLVRTNQIRMLRTIERVTKSSMEEIQLPLRDQVAEARLAKLGAELEAEKEHKALDKFAELVEKLQTSLDIDPATLAAMLLKRQQGKRPLFYIGEDPMVEAIERDKQRRKERREGGRDGGRNFNNQDWDTYQLQVGREQGVQVKDIVGALANELGLGKGSIGAIKLAQGHTFVQLPKAMTSDAANKLSKLRIRQQDVGAVVCDFDDFRESRGGRRDGGRRDGGRRDGGGYRGNREGGNRGGDRREGGRREGGFRGNRDGNRDGNREGGERRFDRNRGGDHRGAHRGERGHGRGRRTDA, encoded by the coding sequence ATGCAAGATTCTGTTATTCAATTCAGTGATTTATCTCTGAATGATTCTATCCTTTCTGCTCTAGACGGAATGGGTTTCGTGTCACCAACTCCAATTCAGGCTGCGGCAATCCCACACCTATTGGAAGGTGCTGACGCGCTGGGTAAAGCTCAAACAGGTACAGGTAAAACAGCAGCGTTCTCTCTGCCTCTTCTCAACAAACTCGATCTAAACCAACGCAAACCGCAAGCGATTGTACTTGCTCCGACTCGTGAGCTGGCAATTCAGGTTGCAGCGGAAATGAAAAACCTTGGTAAAAACATCAAAGGTTTGAAAGTTCTAGAGATTTACGGTGGCGCATCTATTGTCGACCAAATGCGTGCTCTTAAAAGTGGCGCTCATGTAGTTGTCGGTACTCCAGGCCGTGTTCAAGATCTTATCAATCGCGAACGTCTACACCTAGACGAAGTTAGTACTTTCGTTCTTGATGAAGCAGACGAAATGCTAAACATGGGTTTCGTAGATGACGTAACTGCGATCATGGAGCACGCTCCAGAGTCAGCACAACGCGTTCTGTTTTCTGCAACTATGCCTCCAATGCTGAAGAAGATCGTTGAACGTTTCCTTCGTGACCCTGTAACGGTTGACGTTGCTGGTAAAAACCACACTGTAGACAAAGTTCAACAACAGTTCTGGGTAGTGAAAGGTGTAGAGAAAGATGAAGCAATGTCTCGTCTTCTTGAAACTGAAGAAACTGACGCGTCAATCGTATTCGTACGTACTCGTCAAGATACTGAGCGTCTGGCTGACTGGCTATCTGCACGTGGCTTCAAAGCAGCTGCACTGCACGGTGACATTCCTCAGTCTCTACGTGAACGTACTGTTGATCACATCAAACAAGGTGTTATTGACATCCTAGTTGCAACTGATGTTGTAGCTCGTGGTCTTGACGTTCCACGTATTACGCACGTATTTAACTACGACATCCCATTTGATGTTGAGTCATACATCCACCGTATCGGTCGTACTGGCCGTGCTGGACGTAAAGGTAAAGCGATCCTTCTAGTTCGCACTAACCAAATTCGTATGCTTCGCACTATCGAGCGTGTAACTAAGTCATCTATGGAAGAAATCCAACTTCCTCTACGTGACCAAGTTGCTGAAGCTCGTCTAGCTAAGCTAGGCGCTGAGCTTGAAGCAGAGAAAGAGCACAAAGCACTAGACAAATTTGCTGAGTTGGTAGAGAAACTACAAACTTCTCTAGACATCGACCCTGCAACACTTGCTGCTATGCTTCTTAAGCGTCAGCAAGGCAAACGTCCTCTGTTCTATATTGGCGAAGACCCAATGGTTGAAGCAATTGAGCGTGACAAGCAACGTCGTAAAGAGCGCCGTGAAGGTGGTCGCGACGGCGGTCGTAACTTCAACAACCAAGACTGGGATACTTACCAGCTTCAAGTTGGTCGTGAGCAAGGCGTTCAAGTTAAAGACATCGTTGGCGCTCTAGCAAACGAACTAGGTCTAGGTAAAGGTTCTATCGGTGCGATCAAACTAGCTCAAGGTCACACATTCGTACAGCTACCTAAAGCAATGACTTCAGACGCGGCGAACAAGCTAAGCAAACTACGTATCCGTCAACAAGATGTTGGTGCTGTAGTATGTGACTTCGATGATTTCCGCGAGTCTCGTGGTGGTCGCCGTGACGGTGGTCGTCGCGATGGTGGTCGTCGTGATGGCGGTGGTTACCGTGGCAACCGCGAAGGCGGCAATCGTGGTGGTGATCGTCGTGAAGGCGGTCGTCGCGAAGGTGGTTTCCGTGGTAACCGTGACGGCAACCGCGATGGTAATCGTGAAGGTGGCGAACGTCGTTTCGATCGCAACCGTGGTGGTGATCACCGTGGTGCACATCGTGGTGAACGTGGTCACGGTCGTGGCCGTCGTACAGACGCATAA
- the rnb gene encoding exoribonuclease II encodes MFQDNPLLAQLKQQIQENLPKKEGSIKATDKGFGFLEVDSKTSFFIPPAYMKKCMHGDKVIAIIRTENEREVAEPQELLEQAVTRFIGRVKMFKGKLNVAPDHPQLKKLSLKAKLKKGLKPDEFAEGDWVVAHLIRHPLKGDNSFFVEISEKITDANDKIAPWWVTLAQNDLPNSEPAGIDNWELKDDAELERVDMTHVPFVTIDGESTKDMDDALYAKKTVSGDFELTIAIADPTAYITPEDEMDKVARERGYTIYLPGRNIPMLPRDLADNLCSLIEGETRPAICCTVTVSKDGVIGDDIKFFAANIKSHARLAYDHVSDWLENGSSEAWQPSEEIATIVRDLYEFSLARAEWREKNAVVFPDRPDYRFELSEDNDVIAIHADMRRSANRLVEESMITANICAGRTLRDKFETGVFNTHAGIKNEKIEEVVQLVNPEGQLEFTAESIATLEGFAALRRWLAAQETSYLDNRIRKFQAYSEVGNQPLPHYAMGLDIYATWTSPIRKYGDMINHRMLKAVILGKEPVQKPDDQVGEELALHRKHHKIAERNVSDWLYARTLADEPSKKTCFTGEIFDINRAGARVRLLENGAAAFIPGALILDNKERIECNGDNGTISIDKEIVYKLGDTLEIVLTDVNQENRSLVAKPTQVFAEQPAAQTEQTVSE; translated from the coding sequence ATGTTTCAAGATAACCCACTACTCGCTCAGCTTAAGCAGCAAATCCAAGAAAACCTGCCTAAAAAAGAAGGCTCAATAAAAGCCACAGATAAAGGCTTTGGCTTTTTGGAAGTGGACAGTAAGACGAGCTTCTTCATCCCGCCTGCGTACATGAAAAAGTGCATGCACGGTGACAAAGTCATCGCCATTATCCGCACCGAAAATGAACGCGAAGTTGCAGAGCCACAAGAGCTGCTAGAACAAGCCGTGACTCGCTTTATTGGTCGAGTAAAAATGTTCAAAGGCAAGCTCAACGTAGCACCTGATCACCCACAGCTTAAAAAGCTATCTCTTAAAGCGAAACTAAAGAAAGGTCTAAAACCTGACGAGTTCGCCGAAGGTGATTGGGTTGTCGCACATCTTATTCGCCACCCTCTAAAAGGCGATAACTCTTTCTTCGTAGAAATTTCTGAAAAAATCACTGACGCGAATGATAAAATTGCGCCTTGGTGGGTAACGCTTGCTCAAAACGATCTACCAAACTCTGAGCCAGCAGGCATCGATAACTGGGAACTGAAAGACGACGCGGAGCTAGAACGCGTAGACATGACTCATGTTCCATTCGTCACTATCGACGGTGAATCGACTAAAGATATGGACGATGCGCTGTACGCGAAGAAAACCGTATCTGGCGATTTCGAACTCACCATCGCTATTGCGGACCCAACCGCTTACATCACACCTGAAGATGAAATGGATAAAGTAGCGCGTGAGCGTGGCTATACTATCTATCTTCCAGGACGCAACATCCCGATGCTACCTCGCGATTTAGCGGACAACCTATGTTCTCTGATTGAAGGTGAAACCCGCCCTGCTATTTGCTGTACCGTAACGGTAAGTAAAGATGGTGTGATTGGCGACGATATTAAATTCTTCGCGGCAAACATCAAATCACATGCACGCCTAGCATACGATCACGTGTCTGATTGGTTAGAAAACGGCAGCTCTGAAGCATGGCAGCCATCTGAAGAGATCGCGACCATCGTTCGTGATCTTTATGAGTTCTCTCTTGCTCGCGCTGAATGGCGTGAGAAAAACGCAGTGGTCTTCCCTGATCGTCCTGACTACCGTTTTGAGCTCAGTGAAGATAACGATGTAATCGCTATCCACGCAGACATGCGCCGCAGTGCAAACCGTCTTGTTGAAGAATCCATGATTACCGCAAACATCTGTGCAGGTCGTACATTACGCGATAAATTTGAAACAGGTGTCTTCAATACGCATGCAGGTATCAAGAACGAGAAGATTGAAGAAGTGGTTCAACTTGTCAATCCAGAAGGCCAGTTGGAGTTCACAGCGGAGTCTATTGCTACGCTAGAAGGCTTTGCTGCGTTGCGCCGCTGGTTGGCAGCTCAAGAAACGTCTTATCTAGATAACCGCATTCGTAAGTTCCAAGCATACAGTGAGGTGGGTAATCAGCCTCTGCCTCATTACGCAATGGGTTTAGACATCTATGCAACTTGGACATCACCAATTCGTAAATACGGTGATATGATCAACCACCGTATGTTGAAGGCCGTCATCCTTGGTAAAGAACCCGTACAAAAACCAGATGACCAAGTAGGCGAAGAGCTAGCTCTACATCGTAAACATCATAAAATCGCTGAGCGAAATGTCTCAGATTGGCTATATGCACGCACGCTTGCTGATGAGCCGAGTAAGAAAACTTGTTTCACAGGTGAGATTTTCGATATTAATCGTGCAGGCGCACGTGTCCGACTTCTCGAAAATGGCGCAGCAGCCTTTATTCCTGGTGCACTAATTCTTGATAATAAAGAAAGAATTGAGTGCAATGGCGACAACGGTACCATCTCTATCGATAAAGAGATCGTATACAAACTTGGGGATACATTGGAAATTGTCCTTACGGACGTAAACCAAGAAAACCGCAGTTTAGTTGCAAAGCCAACCCAGGTATTCGCTGAACAACCAGCAGCACAAACAGAACAGACTGTAAGTGAGTAA
- a CDS encoding helix-turn-helix transcriptional regulator, with amino-acid sequence MPNIEIIRFNHFTARKSERYTATHNGLYIVEEGALLVHQPNGEQFELKAGDFTLYNSADLSSAEAVSSDGGFKALALVFNPNIFCDFKKAHPMLRSKTEERRFYPFSTQSSSEVAQLKDMLVKLASRNAPDYTQSHIAMALLSLMVEVEPNILSIIDDASSLSDSQKAIKYIEGNIEKDITLEGLAAHMSMSIATLKRRLAADDLSFSQILKVKRINFAATQLRKSEKSITEIAFESGFKSAAHFSTAFKSVYNMTPKDFRNQVVRPKV; translated from the coding sequence ATGCCGAACATTGAGATCATTCGCTTTAATCACTTCACTGCGCGCAAAAGTGAGCGTTACACTGCAACACATAATGGGTTATATATTGTTGAAGAAGGTGCCCTATTAGTTCATCAACCTAATGGCGAGCAATTTGAACTTAAAGCCGGAGATTTCACACTCTATAACTCCGCAGATCTGAGCAGTGCAGAAGCCGTCTCTAGTGACGGAGGCTTTAAAGCACTGGCTTTAGTCTTCAATCCAAATATATTCTGTGACTTTAAGAAAGCGCACCCGATGCTACGTTCCAAAACGGAAGAAAGGCGCTTCTATCCTTTTTCAACGCAATCCAGTAGCGAAGTAGCACAATTGAAGGACATGTTGGTTAAGTTAGCGAGTCGCAATGCTCCAGACTACACACAAAGCCATATCGCAATGGCATTGCTGTCGTTGATGGTTGAGGTAGAGCCAAACATCCTATCTATCATAGATGATGCAAGTAGCCTGAGCGACTCTCAAAAAGCCATTAAGTACATTGAGGGTAATATTGAAAAAGACATCACGCTAGAAGGCTTAGCGGCTCATATGAGCATGTCCATCGCAACCTTAAAACGTCGCCTCGCCGCAGATGATCTTTCGTTTTCTCAGATATTAAAGGTGAAACGGATAAACTTCGCAGCAACCCAACTGCGCAAGTCAGAAAAATCAATAACAGAAATAGCGTTTGAGTCTGGCTTTAAAAGTGCAGCGCATTTCAGTACAGCATTTAAATCCGTTTACAACATGACCCCCAAAGACTTTAGAAACCAAGTTGTTAGGCCTAAAGTATAA
- a CDS encoding DUF3024 domain-containing protein: MSVSQMATSRLYKSVQSLCSARNANLPVEQGKCLYELVENGVELHRAHFLLDSQHSEYTSPVAKIMFDEENQLWYFYVPTYHNELLRWVPYKPLPFSRMLEDLLNELERDPQACFWE; encoded by the coding sequence ATGTCAGTGTCCCAAATGGCGACAAGTCGTTTATACAAATCAGTTCAATCGCTCTGCTCTGCGCGTAATGCTAACTTGCCTGTCGAACAGGGCAAGTGCCTCTATGAGCTAGTAGAAAATGGCGTTGAGCTTCATCGGGCGCATTTTCTCCTCGACTCCCAGCATAGCGAGTATACTTCTCCCGTCGCGAAGATCATGTTTGATGAGGAAAACCAACTTTGGTATTTCTATGTTCCCACATATCACAACGAGCTGTTAAGGTGGGTGCCTTATAAGCCACTTCCATTTAGCCGAATGCTTGAGGACTTACTCAACGAGTTGGAGCGCGATCCTCAAGCGTGTTTTTGGGAATAG
- a CDS encoding phosphate ABC transporter substrate-binding protein → MLRFTVATLLAIAVSLPTIAKEINISGSTSVARVMDVLAEEYNKTHPDDYVAVQGIGSSAGITMVNKGVAEIGMSSRYLTESEKGEDLNVYPIAYDGLAVVVNRTNSVENLSQQQLFDIYKGKIKNWKEVGGADQPIAVVTREASSGSRYSFESLLGLTKIVNDRLVSDISPNNLVVNSNSMVKTIVNHNTRAIGFISVGSVDRSIKAIQLDGIDPTSTNISNHKYKLARPFLVLYKVDKISDAGKGFIAFLRSEQGQKAIADYGYTPVKNFNQ, encoded by the coding sequence ATGTTACGTTTTACTGTGGCGACGTTATTGGCCATAGCAGTCTCCCTCCCTACCATTGCAAAAGAAATCAACATCTCGGGTTCAACGTCGGTTGCTCGTGTGATGGATGTACTTGCTGAGGAATACAACAAAACACACCCAGACGATTACGTTGCTGTTCAGGGCATTGGTTCGAGTGCTGGTATCACCATGGTCAATAAAGGAGTAGCCGAAATAGGCATGAGCTCTCGCTATCTGACTGAAAGCGAAAAAGGTGAAGATCTCAATGTATACCCTATCGCTTATGATGGCCTCGCTGTTGTTGTAAACCGTACCAACTCTGTAGAAAACCTTTCTCAGCAACAGCTGTTTGATATTTACAAAGGTAAGATTAAGAATTGGAAAGAGGTCGGGGGCGCAGATCAGCCTATCGCGGTGGTTACTAGAGAAGCGTCTTCAGGTTCACGTTACAGCTTCGAAAGCTTGCTGGGACTGACCAAAATCGTTAATGATCGCCTTGTCTCGGATATCAGCCCAAACAACTTGGTTGTAAACAGCAACAGCATGGTAAAAACCATTGTTAACCATAACACTCGCGCCATTGGTTTTATCTCTGTAGGGTCAGTAGATCGCTCGATCAAGGCGATTCAGTTAGATGGTATTGACCCAACCTCGACAAACATTAGCAATCATAAGTACAAGTTGGCGCGACCATTCCTAGTGCTATACAAAGTAGATAAGATTAGCGATGCAGGTAAAGGTTTTATCGCTTTCCTTCGTTCAGAGCAGGGACAAAAAGCGATTGCAGATTACGGTTATACGCCAGTAAAAAACTTTAATCAGTAA
- a CDS encoding MaoC family dehydratase — protein MKVTNLFKDKVDAISAHQSEFMNWMSPTLRDYWSDFLGKAQNSFLFSKVRDHQQPAVNEEVAPQPAPIVMAPEAQKLYDELSEKIGEVIHTGDWVHVSQERINQFGAVTEDMQWIHTDPERASTESPFKTTIAHGFLTLALLPKLTDSVDPDKPMFPTAKMVVNLGLNQVRFPYPVKAGNNVRAVSTLTKVTPIKKGLEIEREIKVEIEGIRRPGAVVVSVIQLHF, from the coding sequence ATGAAGGTCACAAATCTATTTAAAGACAAAGTTGATGCGATTTCTGCTCATCAATCCGAGTTTATGAATTGGATGTCTCCAACGTTACGCGATTATTGGAGTGACTTTTTGGGGAAAGCTCAAAATAGCTTTCTTTTCTCAAAAGTTCGTGATCACCAGCAACCAGCCGTCAACGAAGAAGTTGCACCTCAACCTGCACCGATCGTAATGGCACCTGAGGCTCAAAAGCTTTATGACGAGTTAAGTGAAAAAATTGGCGAAGTTATTCACACTGGTGATTGGGTTCATGTGTCTCAAGAACGTATTAACCAATTTGGTGCGGTAACGGAAGACATGCAATGGATTCATACCGATCCAGAGCGTGCTTCAACTGAATCTCCATTTAAGACAACTATCGCTCATGGCTTTTTAACATTAGCATTGCTGCCTAAACTGACGGATTCAGTCGATCCAGACAAGCCAATGTTCCCAACAGCTAAAATGGTAGTTAACTTGGGTTTAAACCAAGTCCGTTTCCCTTACCCTGTCAAAGCAGGCAATAATGTTCGTGCAGTCAGCACGTTAACAAAAGTAACGCCAATCAAAAAAGGTTTGGAGATTGAGCGCGAAATTAAAGTGGAAATTGAAGGTATTCGTCGACCTGGTGCGGTTGTGGTCTCTGTAATTCAACTGCATTTCTAA
- a CDS encoding methyl-accepting chemotaxis protein — MSETEYDYPSSYSLVSITDTSSYIKYASENFNEVAGFDEGELIGKPHNVVRHPDMPKQAFKDLWTHLKTGKHWMGMVKNRRKNGGYYWVDAFASPIKSNGEVVEYQSVRFKPERIHIQRAEKAYSKLRNNRKPWKMYLPRTRLWMRSAFFLLISNLLGLLTLQMNQSPVIAFSVVALLSVFSIYVLTRPVEKLAKQARQDFNNPLMEYIYCGRINDLAEIELGMKMRKQFANALLGRVGVSVKDSCEETRASANSAATNSQQVTENLSAQKVEIDSVATAVNEMQASSSEISNNAQATAEATLEAQNTMIDSRSVIDNVNQSVLELVGELGEISKVVIRLNQQTEQIGTVVEVINGIAEQTNLLALNAAIEAARAGEQGRGFAVVADEVRTLAKRTQESTTEIKSAIEGIQNGSKSAVSALEKGNEMSTGTVTLLGTALDSIQQLESLVQDVVERNQQIAVAIEEQVYVTDEINENIQSLNLKYSESYELMTETNHMNTKVQNCTNDLSEMIKKFA; from the coding sequence ATGAGTGAAACGGAATACGATTACCCTTCGAGTTACAGCCTAGTTTCCATTACCGATACCTCCAGTTACATCAAATATGCCAGTGAAAACTTTAATGAAGTAGCGGGGTTTGATGAAGGGGAGCTTATCGGTAAACCCCACAATGTTGTGCGTCATCCTGATATGCCAAAACAGGCTTTTAAAGATTTATGGACTCACCTGAAAACTGGCAAACACTGGATGGGAATGGTCAAAAATCGACGTAAAAACGGTGGCTATTATTGGGTTGACGCGTTTGCTTCTCCTATAAAATCTAATGGTGAAGTTGTGGAATACCAATCAGTGAGATTTAAACCTGAGCGCATACACATCCAGCGAGCGGAAAAAGCGTATTCGAAGCTTCGAAATAATCGTAAGCCGTGGAAAATGTATCTTCCTCGTACACGTTTGTGGATGAGATCGGCCTTCTTCCTTTTAATTTCAAACCTTCTTGGCTTACTCACTCTACAAATGAATCAATCACCAGTGATAGCGTTTAGCGTTGTTGCGTTACTTTCCGTTTTCTCTATTTATGTATTAACCAGACCAGTTGAAAAGCTCGCTAAACAGGCTAGGCAAGACTTCAACAATCCACTCATGGAATATATTTATTGCGGAAGAATCAACGATCTGGCTGAGATTGAGCTGGGTATGAAGATGCGTAAGCAATTTGCCAATGCGCTATTGGGGCGCGTTGGCGTGTCTGTAAAAGATTCTTGCGAAGAAACGCGCGCAAGTGCTAACAGTGCTGCGACAAATAGCCAGCAAGTGACGGAGAATTTAAGCGCACAGAAAGTGGAGATTGACTCGGTCGCAACAGCGGTCAACGAGATGCAAGCCTCTTCATCTGAGATATCAAATAATGCTCAAGCGACCGCCGAGGCTACGTTAGAAGCGCAAAATACGATGATAGACAGCCGTAGCGTTATCGATAATGTTAACCAATCGGTACTAGAGCTGGTGGGTGAGCTCGGCGAAATATCTAAAGTGGTCATACGGTTGAACCAACAAACCGAGCAAATTGGAACCGTTGTTGAAGTCATCAATGGTATTGCCGAACAAACTAATTTATTAGCGTTGAACGCTGCAATTGAAGCCGCGAGGGCAGGCGAACAAGGCAGAGGGTTTGCCGTTGTAGCAGATGAAGTGAGAACCTTAGCTAAAAGAACTCAGGAATCGACAACAGAGATTAAATCGGCCATTGAAGGGATTCAAAATGGGAGCAAATCAGCGGTTTCTGCGTTAGAGAAAGGTAACGAAATGTCGACCGGAACGGTAACATTGCTGGGTACTGCTTTGGATAGCATTCAACAACTGGAGTCCCTTGTTCAGGACGTCGTCGAACGAAACCAACAAATTGCGGTCGCGATAGAAGAGCAGGTTTATGTAACGGATGAAATAAATGAAAACATCCAGTCGCTTAATTTAAAGTACAGTGAATCGTATGAACTGATGACTGAAACGAATCATATGAACACCAAAGTGCAAAATTGCACCAATGACCTGTCTGAAATGATTAAGAAGTTTGCTTAA
- the modF gene encoding molybdate ABC transporter ATP-binding protein ModF: MTIHFRQLAAKRNTTHLFIDDWKINTQQSWGIFSADGDIGSLLGDLICDEMSPDSGEIELNGLSVAQVSLSEQQRLLERELEKDDTDFLDRIDQGSTVYSLILEQSQDTNLTEQLINDLDLSHLKDSGFRVLSTGETRRVMLARALATQPDLVLLDNPFTGLDIAHRAALARYLHSLSQNVQLLITFSRESDMPEWLNSIALFSAGKLDSTMDKSSWDNHPIIGQIKSQSKQQSEEMMSLIRQHKHSTPFNNPIFELKNGAVEYTDKKIFTDLNWRIDKGQHWQVKGPNGCGKSTLLGLIFGDHPQCYSNDIDIFGKKRGTGETIWEIKQHIGMVSSALHLQYRVNCSALEVILSGFYDSIGLYNQPTRKEMNIANEWLDILHMSQYKKTSFKQLEYGQQRLLLIARAIVKQPTLLILDEPYQGLDFLGRRLVKNTLELIARENLSQLLYVSHYQEDRLDSIKNELEFVFDENAQCYRANVYQS; this comes from the coding sequence ATGACTATTCACTTTCGTCAGCTTGCAGCCAAGAGAAACACGACACACTTGTTTATTGACGATTGGAAAATTAACACTCAGCAGTCTTGGGGGATATTCAGCGCGGATGGAGATATTGGCTCTCTGCTTGGAGACCTTATTTGTGATGAAATGTCACCAGATAGTGGGGAAATTGAGCTAAATGGGCTGTCCGTTGCGCAAGTGTCGTTATCAGAGCAACAGCGATTACTGGAAAGAGAATTAGAAAAGGATGATACGGATTTTCTTGATCGTATCGACCAAGGAAGCACTGTTTATTCATTAATCCTAGAGCAGAGCCAAGACACCAACTTAACTGAACAGCTAATTAATGATCTCGACCTAAGTCATCTTAAAGATAGTGGCTTCCGCGTTCTCTCTACCGGAGAAACCAGAAGAGTAATGCTCGCCCGAGCTTTAGCCACACAACCTGACTTAGTATTACTCGATAATCCATTTACTGGCTTAGATATTGCGCACCGAGCTGCCCTCGCTCGCTATTTACACTCGCTTTCTCAAAATGTGCAACTACTCATAACCTTCTCTCGCGAATCTGACATGCCTGAGTGGCTCAATAGCATCGCGCTTTTCAGTGCAGGAAAGCTTGATAGTACAATGGATAAGTCCAGTTGGGATAATCATCCAATCATTGGACAAATTAAATCTCAGTCAAAGCAACAGAGTGAAGAAATGATGAGCTTGATACGTCAGCATAAGCACTCGACTCCATTCAACAACCCAATATTTGAACTAAAGAATGGGGCTGTCGAATACACCGATAAGAAGATTTTTACTGACTTGAACTGGCGCATAGACAAGGGCCAACATTGGCAGGTCAAAGGTCCAAATGGTTGTGGAAAGAGTACCTTACTTGGATTGATCTTTGGCGATCATCCGCAATGCTACAGCAATGACATTGATATTTTTGGTAAAAAGCGTGGTACTGGCGAGACAATCTGGGAAATTAAGCAGCATATCGGCATGGTGTCTTCAGCGCTACACCTCCAATATCGAGTCAATTGCAGCGCATTAGAAGTCATTTTGTCAGGATTTTACGATTCGATTGGGTTGTATAACCAGCCAACTCGCAAAGAGATGAATATTGCAAACGAGTGGCTCGATATCTTACATATGAGCCAGTACAAAAAAACCTCATTCAAGCAATTAGAGTACGGTCAGCAGCGACTATTACTGATTGCAAGAGCCATCGTGAAACAACCCACATTATTGATTTTGGACGAGCCGTATCAAGGGTTAGATTTTTTGGGTAGACGGTTAGTTAAGAACACACTTGAACTCATCGCTAGAGAGAATTTAAGCCAACTATTGTATGTGTCTCACTACCAAGAAGACCGCTTAGATAGCATCAAAAATGAGTTAGAGTTTGTGTTTGATGAAAATGCTCAGTGTTATAGAGCTAACGTCTACCAATCATAA